The nucleotide sequence TGAGCTCGTCGACAAAGGCGTTGAAGAGCGGCTCGGACACCGCGGGCGGCACCATCACCGTGGCAAAGGGCACCGCCAGCACGGCCTGTCCGGCGGGGAGCGCGACGAACCCCTCTTTTTTCTCGACGAGCAGGGGCGACTTGGCGCCGCAGGCGCCCAGCAGAAAAAGCATGAAAATCGCGCACAGCTTCAGAGCATTCACCAGCATCCGCTTTTCCTTGCAAGGTGTTCGCGATCCGCGTCCCGCGAGCCGGTCGTCGCATATTGGCGGACCCTAAGAATCAACACTAACGCCGCGTCCCCGCCGCTGTCAACATCCTTTCCCTTGACACCTCGCCGATCTCGCGAGTAGATACAAGCGGACAAGGATTCCCCCTCCAGGAGCACAGCCCATGCACAAAAAACTCTACATCCCCGGTCCGGTGGAAGTCTCCCGCGACGTTCTCGAAGCCATGTGCGCGCCGATGATCGGTCACCGCATGAAGGAATACGCCGTGGTGCACGAAAAGGTCACGCGCGGCCTCAAGCAACTGCTCAACACCCAGGATCCGGTGTTTCTCTCCACCTCGAGCGCCTTCGGCGTCATGGAGGGGGCGGTGCGCAACCTGGTGCAGAAGCGCTGCGCCTGCTTCGGCAACGGCGCCTTCAGCGGCAAGTGGCACGAGGTGACGCGGCGCTGCGGGCTCGAAGCCGATCTGTTCAGCGCCGAGTGGGGCGAGCCCATCACCGCCGAGATGGTCGAGCAGGCCCTGGCCACGGGCCGCTACGACGCCCTGACCCTGGTGCACAACGAAACCTCCACCGGAGTCATGTCGCCCCTGGAGGAAATCGCCGAGGTCATGAGAAAGCACCCCGAGGTCTCCTTCATCGTCGATACGGTATCCTCCATGAGCGCGGTGCCCCTGGATGTGACGCGGCTGGGCACCGACGTGTGCCTGGCCGGGGTGCAGAAGGCCTTCGGCCTGCCGCCGGGACTGGCGGTGTTCGCCGTATCGCGCCGGGCGCTGGACAAGGCACGCGCCACGCCCAACCGCGGCTATTATTTTGATTTCGAGGAATTCGAGCAGAACGACCTCAAGCACAACACGCCGAGCACCCCCTGCATCAGCCTGATCTACGCTCTTGCTCATCAGCTCGACAAGATGTTCGCCGAAGGGCTGGAGCAGCGCTACGCGCGCCACGCGCGCATGGCCGAGGCGACCCGCGCCTGGGTGCGGGCGCAGGGATTTTCCCTGTTCGCCGCCGAGGGCGCGCGCTCCCAGACCCTGACCTGCGCGCGCAACGACGGGCGCACCGACCTCGAAGCACTGAAAAAACTCGCCGCCGAGCGTGGCTACGCCATCGACAACGGCTACGGCAAGATCAAGAACCACACTTTTCGCATCGCCCACATGGCCGACATGAATCTCGCGGATCTGGAGGAACTCTTCGCCCTGCTCGAAGAGCTGCTGCCCCAGGCCCGCAAATAGGGGCGGCGCGGTTGACTTGGCGCGGACGCCGCATTTATAAAGAAAAGATTGGTTTTTCCGCCGCCCCCCCCGACAACCGACAACCGACAACCGACAACCGACAACCGACAACCGACAACCGACAACCGACAACCGACAACCAGGAACCGATTCCGCCATGGCCCTTCGCCGCATCCTGCATTATCCCGAACCGCTGCTGCGCCAGGTGTCGCAGCCGGTGACCGACGTGGACGACGAGATCCGCGAACTGGCCCGCGACATGGCCGAGACCATGTACGCCGCTCCCGGCGTCGGTCTGGCCGCACCCCAGGTCGGGGTGCTCAAGCGCCTGATCGTGCTCGATTGCGCCCGCCAGGACGAGGAAGCGCAGCTCATCACCGCGATCAATCCGGAAATTCTCGCCGGTGAGGGCGAGATCAACGAGGAGGAGGGCTGCCTGTCGGTGCCCGGCTACTACGCGCGGGTCGCGCGCCGCCCCCAGGTCCGGGTGCGTTTTCTCAATCTGGAGGGGCAAAGGGTGGAGATGGACGCCGAAGGGCTGCTCGCCGTGGCTTTTCAGCACGAGATCGACCATCTCGACGGCGTGCTGTTCGTCGACCATCTCTCCTCCCTGAAAAAATCCCTGTTCAAGAAGAAATACAAAAAAATCCTGGAGCAGAAGCAGGAGGAGCTGTGATCGACCCCCGCGCCATCCGCACCGTCTTCATGGGCACGCCTGAGTTCGCCCTGGCCAGCCTGCAGGGGCTGATCGATTTCGGCTTGCCCCTGGTGGGCGTCTACACCCAGCCTGATCGTCCCAAGGGGCGCGGCAAGCAGCTGGCTCCGCCGCCGGTCAAGGAACTGGCGACGGCGCGCGGCATCCCCGTGTTCCAGCCCCTGAAACTGCGGCGTCCCGAGGTGGTGGAGGAGTTGCGCGCCCTCGCGCCCGATCTCATCGTCGTGGTGGCCTACGGGCAGATTCTGCCGCAAAGCGTGCTCGACATTCCGCGCTTCGGCTGCATCAACGTCCACGCAAGCCTGCTGCCGCGCCATCGCGGCGCGGCGCCCATCAACAAGGCGATTCTCGAGGGCGACGACGAGACCGGCATCACCACCATGCTCATGGATGTGGGCCTGGATACGGGCGACATGCTGGTCAAGCGCGCCACGCCCATCGGCCCCGACGAAACCGCCGGCGAACTGCACGACCGCCTCGCCCTGCTCGGCCGTGAAACCCTGGAGGAGACTTTGCGCCGGCTGTGCGCGGGCACCCTGCGACCGGAGAAGCAGGACGACCGTCTGAGCACCTACGCACCCATGCTGAAGAAGGAAGACGGCCTCATCGACTGGAGCCGCGACGCGCGCGCCCTGCACAACCAGGTGCGCGGTCTCGATCCCTGGCCGGGGGCCTACACCTTGCTCAACGGCGAGGTGCTGCGCCTTGCCGCGACGGGCGTGGAAGAGGGCCGGGGCGAGCCGGGCATGGTGGTCGGCGCCGACGCGACGGGCGTGCGGGTTGCCTGCGGCGTGGGCGTGCTGCGCATCGGCGCCCTGCAACTGCCGGGCAGAAAGCGCCTGTCCGCCGCGGATTTTCTGCGCGGCACGCCCCTAAAAGCAGGGACCAGGCTCGCCTGAGGATTGATTCGTGAGCGATTCCCCTTCTTCGCCGAGCCGGCTGCAGCCCCGCAAGCGGCTGTTCATCGGCCTGCTCTCCGGCGTCTGCGCCCTGGTGCTGGGCCTGGCGCTGCTGTTGTGGTGGGCGCCGACGGTGGGCCTGGCCAATATCCACCCGGTGCTGCCGGTGGTGCTCGGCCTGGTGCTCGCCGCCCTCTCCCTGTGCATCGTCGGCGGGTTGCTGCTGCTGGTGCTGACCCTGCTCACCGGCCGCGACCTGTTTTTTTCCGAGCGCCTGCGCCGCGTGGTCATCAAGTATCTCTTCCCCGGCATCATCGGCCTCGGGCGGCTGCTCGGCATGGACCGCGACAGCCTGCACCAGTCCTTCATCGCCCTGAACAACCAGCTGGTGCGCGCCAAAAAATTGCGGATCGGTGCCGGTCAGGTGCTGATTCTGCTGCCCCACTGCATCCAGCTGTTTGACTGCGGCATCAAGATCACCGGCGATGTGAGCAAGTGCACGGGCTGCGGCCGCTGCGACATCAAGGGCCTGGTGGAGATCGCCAAGGAGCGCGGCATCGACATC is from Geoalkalibacter sp. and encodes:
- a CDS encoding pyridoxal-phosphate-dependent aminotransferase family protein → MHKKLYIPGPVEVSRDVLEAMCAPMIGHRMKEYAVVHEKVTRGLKQLLNTQDPVFLSTSSAFGVMEGAVRNLVQKRCACFGNGAFSGKWHEVTRRCGLEADLFSAEWGEPITAEMVEQALATGRYDALTLVHNETSTGVMSPLEEIAEVMRKHPEVSFIVDTVSSMSAVPLDVTRLGTDVCLAGVQKAFGLPPGLAVFAVSRRALDKARATPNRGYYFDFEEFEQNDLKHNTPSTPCISLIYALAHQLDKMFAEGLEQRYARHARMAEATRAWVRAQGFSLFAAEGARSQTLTCARNDGRTDLEALKKLAAERGYAIDNGYGKIKNHTFRIAHMADMNLADLEELFALLEELLPQARK
- the def gene encoding peptide deformylase translates to MALRRILHYPEPLLRQVSQPVTDVDDEIRELARDMAETMYAAPGVGLAAPQVGVLKRLIVLDCARQDEEAQLITAINPEILAGEGEINEEEGCLSVPGYYARVARRPQVRVRFLNLEGQRVEMDAEGLLAVAFQHEIDHLDGVLFVDHLSSLKKSLFKKKYKKILEQKQEEL
- the fmt gene encoding methionyl-tRNA formyltransferase, translating into MGTPEFALASLQGLIDFGLPLVGVYTQPDRPKGRGKQLAPPPVKELATARGIPVFQPLKLRRPEVVEELRALAPDLIVVVAYGQILPQSVLDIPRFGCINVHASLLPRHRGAAPINKAILEGDDETGITTMLMDVGLDTGDMLVKRATPIGPDETAGELHDRLALLGRETLEETLRRLCAGTLRPEKQDDRLSTYAPMLKKEDGLIDWSRDARALHNQVRGLDPWPGAYTLLNGEVLRLAATGVEEGRGEPGMVVGADATGVRVACGVGVLRIGALQLPGRKRLSAADFLRGTPLKAGTRLA
- a CDS encoding DUF116 domain-containing protein: MSDSPSSPSRLQPRKRLFIGLLSGVCALVLGLALLLWWAPTVGLANIHPVLPVVLGLVLAALSLCIVGGLLLLVLTLLTGRDLFFSERLRRVVIKYLFPGIIGLGRLLGMDRDSLHQSFIALNNQLVRAKKLRIGAGQVLILLPHCIQLFDCGIKITGDVSKCTGCGRCDIKGLVEIAKERGIDIAVATGGTLARKIIVEKRPRLIVAVACERDLTSGIRDAYPLPVIGILNERPHGPCFNTQIVLEQVREALDQCVTR